The following coding sequences lie in one Candidatus Methylomirabilota bacterium genomic window:
- the ricT gene encoding regulatory iron-sulfur-containing complex subunit RicT, whose translation MSEVETAYLVGIRLREVAPAEDYKLVGDELTVAVGDFAVVEAAGGELVGEVRRPRRPLPEFKRDRAFPQVVRLATETEVREWHARREREKAHVATSQRLARQRGLPVKVVDVEIHPTARRITVYFNAGDRVDFRELVRDLAREFRARIEMRQIGARDTTKVMDGIGPCGRQLCCSSYLRKFEPISVKMAKAQDMPLTDSRLLGNCGRLKCCLLYEFSLYQELRSRLPKVNTPCQASCGGGGCMSGKVRSIRVLKQSVVVGFPDGTEAEVPLDQITWEGRAHIVVAGSASPDQSVVAEPESPDKAEGGLS comes from the coding sequence ATGAGCGAGGTCGAGACCGCCTATCTGGTCGGCATCCGGCTGCGCGAGGTCGCCCCGGCCGAGGACTACAAGCTGGTCGGCGACGAGCTGACCGTGGCCGTCGGCGACTTCGCGGTGGTCGAGGCGGCCGGGGGCGAGCTCGTCGGCGAGGTCCGCCGGCCGCGGCGGCCGCTCCCCGAGTTCAAGCGAGACAGGGCGTTTCCGCAGGTGGTGCGCCTGGCCACCGAGACGGAGGTCCGGGAATGGCACGCGCGTCGCGAGCGCGAGAAGGCGCACGTCGCGACCTCGCAGCGTCTGGCCCGCCAGCGCGGGCTGCCGGTCAAAGTGGTGGACGTCGAGATCCACCCGACGGCCCGCCGGATCACGGTGTACTTCAACGCCGGGGACCGTGTGGACTTCCGCGAGCTCGTGCGCGACCTGGCCCGCGAGTTCCGGGCCCGCATCGAGATGCGCCAGATCGGTGCCCGCGACACGACCAAGGTCATGGACGGCATCGGCCCTTGCGGACGCCAGCTCTGCTGCTCGTCGTATCTTCGCAAGTTCGAGCCGATCTCGGTGAAGATGGCCAAAGCCCAGGACATGCCGCTCACCGACAGCCGGCTGCTGGGCAATTGCGGGCGGCTCAAGTGCTGCCTGCTCTACGAGTTCTCGCTCTATCAGGAGCTCCGCTCGCGGCTGCCCAAGGTCAACACGCCCTGCCAGGCCTCCTGCGGGGGCGGCGGCTGCATGAGCGGAAAGGTCAGATCGATCCGGGTGCTCAAGCAGTCCGTGGTAGTGGGCTTTCCCGACGGCACCGAGGCCGAGGTGCCCTTGGACCAGATCACCTGGGAGGGGCGAGCGCACATTGTTGTAGCGGGGTCCGCGAGCCCGGATCAGAGTGTTGTAGCGGAGCCCGAGAGTCCGGATAAGGCCGAGGGTGGCCTGAGCTAG
- the moaC gene encoding cyclic pyranopterin monophosphate synthase MoaC: MPRTAARALRGFTHLGPRGEARMVDVSAKPETARQAVARAVLRMAPRTVRLIRAGNAPKGDVLGVARTAGIMAAKRTHELIPLCHPLRITGIDIEFTDDVRRGELSVQARVRTVDKTGVEMEALTAVSVAALAVYDMVKAVEKGVTIARVELLEKTGGKSGHWRRRERSRVPPGTGHPRLKPGSRSPLQQ, from the coding sequence ATGCCGCGGACCGCGGCCAGAGCGCTCCGCGGATTCACCCACCTGGGGCCCAGGGGCGAGGCCCGCATGGTCGACGTCTCTGCCAAGCCGGAGACGGCGCGCCAGGCGGTGGCCCGGGCGGTCCTGAGGATGGCGCCCCGTACGGTGCGTCTCATCCGGGCCGGCAACGCGCCCAAGGGCGATGTGCTGGGGGTGGCGCGAACGGCCGGCATCATGGCGGCCAAGCGCACCCATGAGCTGATCCCGCTCTGTCACCCCCTGCGCATCACCGGGATCGACATCGAGTTCACCGATGACGTGCGCCGCGGCGAGCTCTCGGTGCAGGCTCGCGTGCGGACCGTCGACAAGACGGGCGTGGAGATGGAGGCCCTGACGGCGGTCAGCGTGGCCGCCCTCGCGGTGTACGACATGGTCAAGGCGGTGGAGAAAGGGGTCACCATCGCCCGCGTGGAGCTGCTCGAGAAGACCGGGGGAAAGTCCGGCCACTGGCGGCGACGCGAACGCAGCCGGGTCCCTCCTGGAACAGGCCACCCACGGCTCAAGCCGGGCTCCCGGTCCCCGCTCCAACAATGA
- the modB gene encoding molybdate ABC transporter permease subunit: MSREHWDALALSVQVAVVATFLNAVLGIPLAYVLARRVFRGKTVIDLLITLPLVLPPTVTGYYLIVLLGRRGWLGGPLYDLTGWTVAFTWYAAVVAATVMALPLLVRTARAAIESVDRDLEKAAYTLGRPEWRTALEVTLPLAGRGILAGLVLAFARALGEFGATLMLAGNIPGRTQTVPLAIYTAVQTGEAAEALVLVAALTALSCAVLLAAGRLGARAA, encoded by the coding sequence ATGAGCCGCGAGCATTGGGATGCCCTTGCGCTGTCGGTGCAGGTGGCCGTGGTGGCCACGTTCCTGAACGCCGTGCTCGGGATCCCTTTGGCCTACGTGCTCGCTCGCCGCGTCTTCCGCGGCAAGACGGTGATCGACCTGCTCATCACCCTGCCGCTCGTCCTGCCTCCTACCGTCACCGGCTATTACCTCATCGTGCTGCTCGGTCGGCGCGGCTGGCTGGGAGGTCCGCTCTACGACCTCACCGGCTGGACTGTGGCCTTCACCTGGTACGCGGCGGTGGTGGCGGCGACGGTGATGGCGCTGCCTTTGCTGGTGCGCACGGCGCGGGCGGCCATCGAGTCGGTCGACCGCGACCTGGAGAAAGCGGCCTACACGCTGGGGCGGCCCGAGTGGCGGACGGCCCTCGAGGTCACCCTGCCCCTGGCCGGGCGCGGCATCCTGGCCGGCCTGGTGCTCGCCTTCGCGCGCGCGCTCGGGGAGTTCGGGGCGACGCTGATGCTGGCGGGGAACATCCCGGGCCGTACGCAGACCGTGCCGCTGGCCATCTACACCGCCGTGCAGACCGGCGAAGCCGCCGAGGCGCTCGTCCTGGTGGCGGCGCTGACCGCGCTGTCCTGCGCGGTGCTGCTCGCGGCTGGCCGGCTGGGCGCTCGAGCGGCCTGA
- a CDS encoding ABC transporter ATP-binding protein, which produces MTARPVLEAQDVAVRRSDTFTLDIPALDVRAGEVLAVIGPNGSGKSTLLRVLALLQVPDRGEVRYRGSVVTAAEGLGVRRRMATVFQSPMLADMTVEANVALGLRFRGVPPAERALRVRRWLERFGVAPLAARSARALSGGEAQRVALARALVLEPEVLFLDEPFSGLDEPTRAALVPELGAVLRAERVTTVLVSHDRTEAQGLADRVAVLMKGRLCQVDETARTFQAPASEEVARFVGVETIVSGEVVATGWGVATIDVAGCRLEVAAAARPGERVRLGIRPEDVTLAQSPEGPMLTSARNHLRGTVIRITPGSPVRVLVDVGFPLVAAITPRSVQELRLTAGVPVTAVFKASAVHVIDQAILDSASPLGLNVKHPQPDVSDGGSD; this is translated from the coding sequence GTGACCGCCCGCCCGGTGCTCGAGGCTCAGGACGTCGCCGTCCGGCGCTCCGACACCTTCACGCTGGACATCCCCGCCCTGGACGTCCGGGCCGGTGAAGTCCTGGCCGTGATCGGTCCCAACGGGAGCGGCAAGTCCACGCTCTTGCGCGTGCTGGCCCTGCTCCAGGTGCCCGACCGGGGCGAGGTGCGCTATCGCGGCAGCGTGGTGACGGCGGCCGAGGGGCTCGGCGTGCGCCGCCGGATGGCCACCGTGTTCCAGTCGCCGATGCTGGCCGATATGACGGTCGAGGCCAACGTCGCGCTGGGGCTCCGCTTTCGCGGGGTGCCGCCGGCCGAACGGGCACTGCGCGTGCGCCGCTGGCTCGAGCGCTTCGGCGTCGCCCCCCTCGCGGCGCGGTCGGCCCGCGCCCTCTCCGGTGGCGAAGCGCAGCGGGTGGCCCTGGCCCGCGCGCTGGTGCTCGAGCCCGAGGTCCTCTTCCTGGACGAGCCGTTCTCCGGGCTGGACGAGCCCACGCGTGCCGCGCTCGTGCCCGAGCTCGGCGCGGTGCTGAGAGCCGAGCGGGTGACGACCGTCCTGGTCTCGCACGACCGAACCGAGGCTCAGGGGCTGGCTGATCGCGTCGCCGTCCTGATGAAGGGCCGCCTGTGCCAGGTGGACGAGACGGCGCGCACGTTCCAGGCTCCCGCCTCCGAGGAGGTGGCCCGCTTCGTCGGCGTGGAGACAATCGTCAGTGGCGAGGTCGTCGCCACCGGCTGGGGCGTCGCGACGATCGATGTGGCCGGTTGCCGGCTGGAGGTGGCGGCGGCGGCCAGGCCGGGAGAGCGGGTGCGCCTGGGTATCCGGCCTGAGGACGTCACGCTGGCCCAGTCACCGGAGGGGCCGATGCTGACCAGCGCCCGTAATCACTTGCGGGGCACGGTGATCCGCATCACCCCGGGCAGCCCGGTGCGCGTGCTGGTGGACGTGGGGTTTCCGCTCGTAGCCGCCATCACTCCCCGCTCGGTGCAGGAGCTCAGGCTTACCGCCGGGGTGCCGGTCACGGCCGTCTTCAAGGCGAGCGCCGTGCACGTCATAGACCAGGCGATCCTTGACAGCGCCAGCCCCTTGGGGCTAAATGTGAAGCACCCGCAACCAGATGTATCGGACGGGGGTAGCGATTGA
- a CDS encoding ABC transporter ATP-binding protein produces MSRLEVRIVKRLPGFALDIDWSGDDGVVALFGPSGAGKSLTLHCLAGLIRPDHGRVVVDGRVFFDTPGIELPPQARRVGYVFQSYALFPHLTVAENVGFGLRDRPRQHRQERTAAVLERLGLTGLGDRRPGELSGGQRQRVALGRALAIDPALLLLDEPLSALDAPMRAGLRDELRALLLDWGIPAVIVTHDFTEAYRLGDRIVVYDAGRVIQSALRSELLWQPASEAVARIMGIRNILHGIVIKATPDRIQLRWRGLTLEAVNSPTRAYLPPPEAPIAFFIRPEYVRLIRKDRGAPDPQHHMNLMSGRIVDETDFGTTWALRIRLDEPGAPAQGQYDLEVEVPRLVYEILEVARDRRWQLSIHRGSIQVLPR; encoded by the coding sequence GTGAGCCGTCTCGAGGTGCGGATCGTCAAGCGGTTGCCCGGCTTCGCGCTGGACATCGACTGGAGCGGGGATGACGGCGTGGTCGCGCTGTTCGGGCCCTCCGGGGCGGGCAAGAGCCTGACGCTGCACTGCCTGGCCGGGCTGATCCGGCCCGATCACGGTCGCGTCGTCGTGGACGGGCGGGTGTTCTTCGACACCCCCGGGATCGAGCTGCCCCCCCAGGCCCGGCGCGTGGGGTACGTGTTCCAGAGCTACGCGCTCTTTCCGCACCTCACGGTGGCCGAGAACGTCGGCTTCGGCTTGCGCGACAGGCCGCGGCAGCACCGTCAGGAGCGCACCGCCGCCGTGCTGGAGCGTCTCGGCTTGACGGGGCTGGGCGACCGACGTCCGGGTGAGCTGAGCGGCGGCCAGCGGCAGCGCGTGGCGCTGGGCCGGGCGCTGGCCATCGACCCGGCGCTGCTGCTGCTCGACGAGCCGCTCTCCGCGCTCGATGCGCCGATGCGGGCGGGGCTGCGCGACGAGCTGCGCGCACTGCTGCTGGACTGGGGGATCCCGGCCGTGATCGTCACCCACGATTTCACCGAGGCCTATCGGCTGGGCGATCGCATCGTGGTGTACGATGCCGGTCGGGTCATCCAGTCGGCGCTGCGCTCCGAGCTGCTCTGGCAACCGGCTTCCGAGGCCGTCGCCCGCATCATGGGCATCCGCAACATCCTGCACGGGATCGTCATCAAGGCCACGCCCGACCGGATCCAGCTGCGGTGGCGCGGTCTGACGCTGGAGGCGGTGAACTCCCCCACCCGGGCCTATCTGCCGCCGCCGGAGGCCCCGATCGCGTTCTTCATCCGGCCCGAGTACGTGCGGCTCATCCGCAAGGACCGGGGCGCTCCGGATCCCCAGCACCACATGAACCTCATGAGCGGGCGGATCGTCGACGAGACCGATTTCGGCACCACGTGGGCCCTGCGGATCCGTCTGGACGAGCCCGGCGCGCCCGCGCAGGGCCAGTACGACCTCGAGGTGGAGGTGCCCCGCCTGGTCTACGAAATTCTGGAGGTTGCCCGCGACCGCCGCTGGCAGCTGTCGATCCACCGGGGCTCGATCCAGGTGCTGCCCCGGTGA
- a CDS encoding DUF5924 family protein, whose protein sequence is MEAHASPVAGPRVERALRAWGPWLRRWGISMVSLVGGLLTLFVFRRELTHIRWFVGSILLIWILFAVLTQVRQALEARGHRLVITAADYLIQSLYHGVLLFLLPVYWASTTLTSLNAPFLVLIVVLAILATFDPWYHVVVHPRPWTRYVFFLVSIFCGLNLALPLVGVPPHLALAGAAWASVGALTPSVCRARGWRWWFGLRTMALAGVFVAVLTWWGRAVLPPVPLFIAAKTMAWAVEGDSLEPVDGPIAAADLRRRGLIAYTAVYAPAGLKQSVRHVWRQEGRVVDDVRLSPVHGGRREGFRTYSRKTSFPADPSGRWVVDVLTGSDQLVGRLRFTVVP, encoded by the coding sequence ATGGAGGCCCACGCCTCGCCGGTCGCCGGTCCGAGGGTGGAGCGAGCCCTGCGCGCGTGGGGCCCGTGGCTCCGCCGCTGGGGCATTTCCATGGTGTCCCTGGTCGGCGGCCTGCTCACTCTGTTCGTCTTTCGGCGCGAGCTGACGCACATCCGATGGTTCGTCGGCTCCATCCTGCTCATCTGGATCCTGTTCGCGGTGCTGACCCAGGTCCGGCAAGCCCTGGAGGCGCGCGGCCACCGCCTGGTCATCACCGCGGCCGACTACTTGATCCAGAGCCTGTACCACGGGGTGCTGCTGTTCCTGCTGCCCGTCTACTGGGCGAGCACCACGCTCACCTCGCTCAACGCGCCGTTCCTGGTGCTCATCGTGGTACTGGCGATCCTGGCGACGTTCGATCCCTGGTACCACGTCGTGGTGCACCCGCGGCCGTGGACCCGCTACGTCTTCTTCCTCGTTTCGATCTTTTGCGGGCTCAACCTGGCGCTGCCGCTGGTCGGCGTGCCGCCTCACCTGGCGCTGGCCGGCGCGGCCTGGGCCTCGGTCGGGGCCCTCACCCCGTCGGTGTGCCGGGCCCGTGGCTGGCGGTGGTGGTTCGGGCTGCGCACCATGGCCCTGGCCGGCGTCTTCGTGGCGGTGCTCACCTGGTGGGGGCGCGCGGTGCTTCCGCCGGTGCCCCTGTTCATCGCCGCCAAGACGATGGCCTGGGCCGTCGAGGGCGACTCCCTGGAGCCGGTGGACGGGCCCATCGCCGCCGCCGACCTTCGCCGGCGCGGTCTCATCGCCTACACCGCGGTCTACGCGCCCGCCGGGCTCAAGCAGAGTGTGCGGCACGTCTGGCGCCAGGAAGGTCGCGTCGTCGACGACGTGCGCCTGTCCCCCGTGCACGGCGGACGCCGGGAGGGCTTTCGCACGTACTCGCGGAAGACCTCGTTCCCGGCCGACCCGTCCGGACGGTGGGTGGTGGACGTCCTGACCGGTTCCGATCAGCTCGTCGGTCGCCTGCGCTTCACCGTCGTGCCCTGA
- a CDS encoding TatD family hydrolase has product MLDLVDTHAHLHFPQFAVDLPETLARARAAGVRRLVTVGTDIAGSAAAVALAQAEPDVWATVGIHPHDAATGDEPTFAEIARLAAEPRVVAIGEIGLDFFRNLASRDDQARVFRRLLGLARSAGKPVVIHCRDAHAEVVQILTEEKVQEIGGIMHCFSGDVAVARQCLDLGLVISLAGPVTYPNARALPTVARFVPGDRLVIETDCPFLPPQGHRGQRNEPAHLAITAARVAELRGVPVEALARELTANACRVLGLP; this is encoded by the coding sequence ATGCTCGACCTCGTCGATACCCACGCCCATCTGCACTTCCCGCAGTTCGCCGTCGACCTGCCCGAGACGCTGGCCCGGGCGCGCGCGGCCGGCGTCCGGCGCCTGGTGACCGTGGGCACCGACATCGCGGGCTCGGCGGCCGCCGTCGCCCTGGCCCAGGCCGAGCCCGACGTGTGGGCCACCGTGGGCATTCACCCCCACGACGCCGCCACTGGCGACGAGCCCACGTTCGCCGAGATCGCCCGCCTGGCCGCCGAGCCCCGCGTGGTGGCGATCGGCGAGATCGGCCTGGACTTCTTCCGCAACCTGGCCTCGCGCGACGACCAGGCGCGGGTCTTTCGGCGGCTGCTGGGCCTGGCCCGCAGCGCCGGCAAGCCGGTGGTGATCCACTGCCGCGACGCGCACGCCGAGGTCGTGCAGATCCTGACCGAGGAGAAAGTCCAGGAGATCGGCGGGATCATGCACTGCTTCTCGGGCGATGTCGCCGTGGCCCGCCAGTGTCTGGACCTGGGGCTGGTCATCTCGCTGGCCGGACCTGTCACGTACCCCAACGCGCGGGCGCTGCCCACGGTGGCCCGGTTCGTGCCAGGCGATCGTCTGGTGATCGAGACCGACTGTCCGTTCCTGCCGCCGCAGGGGCATCGCGGACAGCGTAACGAGCCGGCGCACCTCGCCATCACCGCGGCGCGGGTGGCCGAGTTGCGAGGCGTGCCGGTCGAGGCGCTGGCTCGCGAGCTCACCGCCAACGCCTGCCGCGTGCTGGGCCTGCCGTGA
- the tmk gene encoding dTMP kinase translates to MRGVLITFEGVEGSGKTTQLTRLGRWLERNGFRVERTAEPDGTALGVAIRRLFERPGSRPTPLAELFLFLAARQQHVSERIRPWLAQGRVVLCDRYVDATTAYQGYGRGLDVELIRELNVRATGGILPDLTLVFDLEPAVGLRRIGKRRLDRFEREALAFHRRVRRGYIELHRAEPKRVRLIRAARPAGVIADEAQALVGDFLRGL, encoded by the coding sequence GTGCGCGGCGTGCTGATCACGTTCGAGGGCGTCGAGGGGTCGGGCAAGACGACCCAGTTGACGCGCCTCGGGCGATGGCTGGAACGAAATGGCTTCCGTGTCGAGCGAACAGCGGAGCCGGATGGCACCGCCCTCGGTGTCGCCATCCGGCGGCTGTTCGAGCGTCCCGGCTCGCGGCCGACCCCGCTCGCCGAGCTCTTCCTCTTCCTGGCCGCGCGCCAGCAGCACGTGAGCGAGCGCATCCGCCCCTGGCTCGCCCAGGGCCGGGTCGTCCTCTGCGACCGCTACGTCGACGCCACCACCGCCTACCAGGGCTACGGGCGCGGGCTGGACGTCGAGCTGATCCGCGAGCTGAACGTCCGCGCCACCGGCGGCATCCTGCCCGACCTGACGCTGGTCTTCGATCTCGAGCCGGCCGTGGGGCTCCGGCGCATCGGCAAGCGCCGCCTGGATCGCTTCGAGCGCGAGGCCCTGGCGTTTCACCGGCGGGTACGCCGCGGCTACATCGAGCTTCACCGGGCCGAGCCCAAGCGGGTGCGGCTGATCCGGGCGGCCCGGCCCGCCGGCGTCATCGCGGACGAGGCCCAGGCGCTCGTGGGAGATTTCCTGCGTGGCCTTTGA
- a CDS encoding acetoin utilization protein AcuC: MKTALVHSDQYAQFDYGPEHPLRMERLDLTWRLMQAYGLTALPGVTVTAPDPAEESELLRFHTEEYLTVLKAANTGRAPMAVVCRYGLGPGDNPVFPGLWDVARLAAGGSVLAARLVGSGQVERAFHFAGGLHHAMPDRASGFCYVNDAVLAILHLRARGLRVAYIDIDAHHGDGVQQAFYADRNVLTISIHERGDRLFPGTGFVEEAGEGEARGYSVNLPLDVLTDSSAYLPAFEAVVPPLVRAFSPDVVVAQLGIDSHRTDPLTHLALDVQGFARVVARITELAPRLVALGGGGYDVGNVARAWTAAWAVINGVELPAELPQPFLERVGSRVRTRSLWDPPAHLDEDRRRVVQDYLARQVDSVQRLIFPLHGL, encoded by the coding sequence ATGAAGACCGCGCTCGTGCATTCCGACCAGTACGCCCAGTTCGACTACGGACCGGAGCATCCCCTGCGTATGGAGCGCCTCGACCTCACCTGGCGCCTGATGCAGGCCTACGGCCTCACCGCGCTCCCCGGCGTCACCGTGACGGCCCCGGACCCGGCCGAGGAGTCGGAGCTGCTGCGTTTCCACACCGAGGAGTACCTGACCGTGCTCAAGGCCGCCAACACCGGTCGGGCCCCCATGGCGGTGGTCTGTCGTTATGGCCTGGGCCCGGGCGACAACCCGGTGTTCCCCGGCTTGTGGGACGTGGCGCGACTGGCCGCCGGCGGCTCCGTGCTGGCGGCGCGGCTGGTCGGCAGCGGCCAGGTGGAGCGCGCGTTCCACTTCGCCGGAGGGCTGCACCACGCCATGCCCGATCGGGCCTCGGGCTTCTGCTACGTCAACGACGCCGTGCTGGCGATTCTCCACCTGCGCGCCCGCGGCTTGCGGGTCGCCTACATCGACATCGACGCCCATCACGGTGACGGGGTTCAGCAGGCCTTCTACGCCGACCGCAACGTGCTGACCATCTCCATCCACGAGCGGGGCGACCGGCTCTTTCCGGGCACGGGATTCGTGGAGGAGGCTGGCGAGGGCGAGGCGCGAGGCTATTCGGTGAACCTGCCGCTCGACGTCCTCACCGACTCCTCCGCCTATCTGCCCGCCTTCGAGGCCGTAGTGCCGCCGCTCGTGCGGGCCTTCAGCCCGGACGTGGTGGTGGCCCAGCTCGGGATCGACTCCCACCGGACGGACCCGCTCACCCACCTCGCCCTGGACGTGCAGGGCTTCGCCCGGGTGGTGGCACGGATCACCGAGCTGGCGCCCAGGCTGGTGGCCCTGGGAGGCGGCGGATACGACGTGGGGAACGTCGCGCGGGCCTGGACGGCGGCCTGGGCGGTGATCAACGGCGTCGAGCTGCCGGCCGAGCTGCCCCAGCCCTTTCTCGAGCGGGTGGGATCGCGTGTGCGCACCCGATCGCTCTGGGACCCGCCGGCGCACCTGGACGAGGACCGCCGGCGAGTCGTCCAGGACTACCTCGCCCGCCAGGTCGACAGCGTGCAGCGGCTCATCTTCCCGCTTCATGGGCTCTGA
- a CDS encoding DUF465 domain-containing protein produces MTEESLIERLMAENEEFRRLRLEHQDHDRNLEALKGASPLSAEQQWRMTELKKLKLMAKDRMEEIIRHARVTA; encoded by the coding sequence ATGACCGAGGAGAGCCTCATCGAGCGACTCATGGCCGAGAACGAGGAGTTCCGCCGCCTCCGGCTCGAGCATCAGGATCACGACCGTAACCTGGAGGCGTTGAAAGGCGCGTCCCCGCTCTCGGCTGAGCAACAGTGGCGCATGACGGAGCTCAAGAAGCTGAAGCTGATGGCGAAGGATCGAATGGAAGAAATCATCCGGCACGCGCGCGTCACGGCCTGA
- the metG gene encoding methionine--tRNA ligase has protein sequence MAPSVFYLTTPIYYVNAPPHLGHAYTTIIGDAMARWHRLVGDRVFFLTGTDEHGDKIAQAAAAAGISPQALADRNSAAFRQAWKRLGIVYDDYIRTTEPRHTAVVQHILQRLHDAGEFYLGKYGGQYCFGCERFYTDKEVADGLCPDHRTPLTYIEEENYFFRMSAYQDWLVGYLKAHPDLIRPERYRNEILGFLGERLHDLSISRPKSRLQWGIPLPFDDRFVTYVWFDALINYVSALDYPDGERFRTFWPHAQHLIGKDILKPHAVYWPCMLKALARAQGLPEDRSDALLFRHLNVHGYWNIGGGKMSKSVGNVVEALALSEKYGNDAFRYFVLREMVFGLDADFSEEAFVGRLNADLANDLGNLVARATTLIASHGGITRVPAATELDRQELAIRQSVEELVQRDGPHSLHEAMDAFAFHRALGRVWNVIALLNGYVDVSKPWGLARDPAARPHLERVLYVLGESLRILGIVLAPFLPDAAVRIRQALGQTAEPQLAHAAWGGLQPGAPVRKLSGLFPRVDQRATATAGVAADRPVETLDRASAKHGESAGPITKDQFARLDLRVAQVLAAEPVAKSRKLLKLTVSLGGDESRTVVAGIAEHYRPDELVGKKVVIVVNLEPARLMGIESQGMLLAGSAQGQLSILVLDRDLPPGARVT, from the coding sequence GTGGCTCCGAGCGTCTTCTATCTCACCACGCCGATCTACTACGTCAACGCGCCACCCCACCTGGGGCACGCGTACACGACCATCATCGGCGACGCGATGGCCCGCTGGCACCGCCTGGTCGGCGACCGCGTCTTCTTCCTCACCGGCACCGACGAGCACGGCGACAAGATCGCCCAGGCCGCGGCCGCGGCCGGCATCTCCCCCCAGGCGCTGGCCGACCGGAACTCGGCGGCGTTCCGACAGGCCTGGAAGCGGCTGGGGATCGTGTACGACGACTACATCCGCACGACCGAGCCCCGCCACACCGCGGTGGTCCAGCACATCCTGCAGCGGCTGCATGACGCCGGCGAGTTCTACCTGGGCAAGTACGGCGGCCAGTATTGCTTCGGCTGCGAGCGCTTCTACACCGACAAGGAGGTTGCCGACGGGCTCTGCCCCGACCACCGCACCCCGCTGACCTATATCGAGGAGGAGAACTACTTCTTCCGGATGTCGGCCTACCAGGACTGGCTGGTGGGGTATCTCAAGGCGCATCCCGACCTGATCCGGCCCGAGCGCTATCGCAACGAGATCCTGGGCTTCCTCGGCGAGCGGCTCCACGATCTGTCGATCAGCCGTCCCAAGAGCCGGCTACAGTGGGGCATCCCGCTGCCCTTCGACGACCGCTTCGTCACCTACGTGTGGTTCGACGCCCTCATCAACTACGTCTCGGCGCTGGACTACCCGGACGGCGAGCGCTTCCGCACCTTCTGGCCGCATGCCCAGCACCTCATCGGCAAGGACATCCTCAAGCCGCACGCTGTCTACTGGCCCTGCATGCTGAAGGCCCTGGCCCGCGCCCAGGGGTTGCCCGAGGACCGCTCCGACGCGCTGCTGTTCCGCCACCTCAACGTGCACGGGTACTGGAACATCGGCGGCGGCAAGATGTCCAAGTCCGTCGGTAACGTGGTGGAGGCGCTCGCCTTGAGCGAGAAGTACGGCAACGACGCGTTCCGGTACTTCGTCCTGCGCGAGATGGTCTTCGGCCTGGACGCCGACTTCTCCGAGGAGGCGTTCGTGGGCCGGCTCAACGCCGATCTCGCCAACGACCTGGGGAACCTGGTGGCGCGGGCCACCACCCTGATCGCCAGCCACGGCGGCATCACCCGGGTGCCGGCCGCCACCGAGCTCGATCGCCAGGAACTGGCGATCCGGCAGAGTGTCGAGGAGCTGGTGCAGCGCGACGGCCCGCACAGCCTCCACGAGGCGATGGACGCGTTCGCTTTCCACCGGGCGCTGGGGCGGGTGTGGAACGTCATCGCCCTGCTGAACGGCTACGTGGATGTGAGCAAGCCGTGGGGGCTGGCCCGGGACCCGGCGGCCCGGCCGCATTTGGAGCGCGTGCTCTACGTGCTCGGCGAGTCGCTCCGCATCCTGGGTATCGTGCTGGCGCCGTTCCTCCCCGATGCCGCCGTCAGGATCCGCCAGGCCCTGGGGCAGACGGCAGAGCCGCAGCTGGCCCACGCCGCGTGGGGCGGGCTTCAGCCGGGCGCTCCGGTCCGCAAGCTCTCGGGTCTGTTCCCGCGCGTCGATCAGCGCGCCACGGCGACGGCCGGAGTGGCGGCGGACCGGCCGGTGGAGACGCTCGACCGGGCCAGCGCCAAACACGGCGAGTCGGCGGGGCCGATCACCAAGGATCAGTTCGCGCGGCTCGACCTCCGGGTGGCCCAGGTGCTGGCCGCCGAGCCCGTGGCCAAATCGAGGAAGCTGCTCAAGCTCACCGTCTCGCTGGGCGGCGACGAGTCCCGCACCGTCGTGGCGGGCATCGCCGAGCACTACCGGCCGGACGAGCTCGTCGGCAAGAAGGTGGTGATCGTCGTCAATCTCGAGCCGGCCCGGCTGATGGGGATCGAGTCGCAGGGCATGCTCCTGGCGGGGTCCGCCCAGGGACAACTCTCGATCCTCGTCCTCGACCGCGATCTGCCGCCCGGCGCCAGGGTGACCTAG